The DNA window TACATGAGGCGGCAATGACCGGTATCCCGCTGAAATACCGCAGCGTGGAAGAAATGGATCGCCAGATGCGTTTCCCGAAAGTGATGATGATCGACGAGCCGGAGTTGCTGGACCGCGCTATCGCGCGCATCCCGGCGGAAACGCGCGAGCGTTACACCATTCTGAAAAGCGCGCCTTATTTCCTCGAGATCCTGCACAAGAACGTCGATAAAGGGGCTGGGGTGAGAATGCTGGCCGAGCACCTCGGCGTGGCGCGGGAAAATATCATGACGCTGGGGGATCAGGCCAACGATACGGCGATGATCGAGTATGCCGGCGTCGGTGTGGCGATGGGCAACGCCATCCCCGAGCTGAAAGCGGTGGCGCAGTTTGTCACCAGCGCCAATACCGAAGATGGCGTAGCGCGCGCCATCGAGAAGTTCGTGCTCAACGCCTGAGAACGCGGGGCGCTGCGGCGCCCCTTTATATTGCCGCCAACACCCCTTTGGCGATCTGCAGATCCTGAATCGCCAACCCGGTAAGATCGGCGATGGTGATATGCTGCGGCTCGCTTCGCAACCGCCCACCCTGTGCCAAGACGGCGCCCATTTCGACAATTGGCGTTGAAGTGAGCCTAGTTTGCCGATAAGCCGTCGCGATCTCGCCATAGTCAGCACATTGCGCCAGCGCATCGACCAGCAGCGCGTCTGCATTAGCCACCAGATCGGTCGCCAGCTCCTGCTTGCCGGGCGCGTCGGCGCCCACGGCGGTGATGTGCGTGCCGGGCCGGATATCCGCCGCCTGCAAGATCGGTTCGCGGCTGGGCGTGGTGGTCACGATCAGCTGACAGTGCGCCGCCAGCTCTGCCGCGTCCTGCGTGGTCAGCACCCGAAAACCTTCGGCCTCGGCATCGCGCCGATACGCCGCCAGCGCCTGTTCGTTGCGGCCCCACACCCATACCTCGCGGCAATCGGTCACCGGTTTTAGACATTGCAGCTGTAGCCGCGCCTGCAGGCCGGTGCCGACCATGCCGATCGCCTGAATATGCGGCGGCGC is part of the Serratia marcescens genome and encodes:
- the yidA gene encoding sugar-phosphatase — its product is MAIELIAIDMDGTLLDPQHQITPAVKQAIAAARRKGVHVVLATGRPYVGVQDYLRQLDIQGPGDFCITYNGALVLRAADGACILQETLGFEDYLHFEQMAREFGVHYQAFDFDTLYTPNKDIGKYTIHEAAMTGIPLKYRSVEEMDRQMRFPKVMMIDEPELLDRAIARIPAETRERYTILKSAPYFLEILHKNVDKGAGVRMLAEHLGVARENIMTLGDQANDTAMIEYAGVGVAMGNAIPELKAVAQFVTSANTEDGVARAIEKFVLNA
- a CDS encoding ornithine cyclodeaminase family protein, which encodes MHIFNRQQILAAFDAEAITPLLKQGFIAYSQRRVQQPPVQHFLFEQGAGDCCIKSAWLEGDELFVVKVSAGFYRNAERGLASNQGLVMAFSAQTGEPRALLQDEGWLTALRTALAGRIAAELCAPPHIQAIGMVGTGLQARLQLQCLKPVTDCREVWVWGRNEQALAAYRRDAEAEGFRVLTTQDAAELAAHCQLIVTTTPSREPILQAADIRPGTHITAVGADAPGKQELATDLVANADALLVDALAQCADYGEIATAYRQTRLTSTPIVEMGAVLAQGGRLRSEPQHITIADLTGLAIQDLQIAKGVLAAI